Below is a genomic region from Helianthus annuus cultivar XRQ/B chromosome 2, HanXRQr2.0-SUNRISE, whole genome shotgun sequence.
TAGATTTATTAGGTTTCCTCataaattggtgtataggcattattgcctatgGATAGTGGCGGacccatgatttttttttcaatggGGTTCGCTTTTATTGGTGTTTAGATTTTCCACAACCTAACGTTCGAATTTTCGGGTTGTCTCCATTCGGGTCGGGTTAGAAAGAGAAACATAGTAGAATACAACACTAAAATTCAATAATCCTTGCATAATTAGCTTTAAAATTCGAAATTTCTTTTTAATATTGCATAATTAGCTTTAAAAtttaagttttaacaaaactaagTCACAAATTCTAAATTAATATTCATAGCACGAAACATTCAAATCTAAGTTGTTAGATGCTTGCTATCAGCAGCCTCTTCCTCATTTCTCATGAAACTTTTGCAATTTTAATGGTGCTTGAGAGGTTTCTTTTGTAAATGTTGGAATATGCAACACTTGTATAATCTCTGCATGTTTTTCATTCTATTATATGTGCATGGTGGGACAGAAAACAAGTAATGAAATCATTTTAacacataatataatataatatataatgcaTTTATCCAATTGATATACTTCTATAAATAACCGATTTCAAGACATAATATACACTTCAATTTATTCAATTAATATACTCATGTAAATAACTAACTGGTTTCATTAAATTTTCTCTGAGTTGAATATGTATGATATTAACTGCcccaaaaatatataaaaagcaaaaaaaaaaaaaaaaaaaaaaaaaaaaaaaaaaaaaaaaaaaaaaaaacaaggtaTTCTGTAAATAACCGATTTCAAAACATAATATACACTTCATTTAATCAATTAATATACTCCTGTAAATAACGATGAACCTTTATATATAGATTACAAGGCTTTTCCACTCCACCAAACTTAATCTTGATATTATGGATTCCATTTTATATATTCTTATGGGTCCCTAAAAATTTTTACAtactgaagaggtatggtcccaattccctgcctacatggcagggaccacaccacttttatGCACACAAGGCATCCACGTCAACGAAAcactccagaagcttctagaaacttctggatgATTCACagttggcaccaaagatgctccatccgacataaaggacaacacgtgtcaccactagCAGAATGCCACATAGGCCTGCAACAATTCAGGGAGCAGCACTGACAGTGCCGGTACGAGGTATCCAGCGCAGGCGAATGCaagaacgccacgtgtaccactacacctgccatgacagagcagaccaagaggatattccccttggtcggacagctggcacgcgcTCACAGCTGGCACGgctgctccttccttcttcaccctccggctataaataggacccttcatcattcaggttcaggatctttactctccttactcactctatacacacactgtttatttcctctcggaacagtacttattctcacgccggagcctggttaagagggaaaatccccttcccccctcttaacgagactaacggtgtttactgttttgcagatttcGAGTTATCAATACGAGTAaaagaagaggttgaacccattGGACGAAACAACCCCCTTGATTATCCTTGTGATAATCACTGTttcaacattggcgccatccgcttttttgcaAAACCACTCTCACCTCTTTTCTTTCCTAAAAAATACTCGTAAAAATGGCAGACCAAAATCATTCACACCCAGTCgacggagaagtttcttcctttgaactcgtttcggacacggCACACGTCCAAAGGGGTCAAAGGAACGAGACCATCCAAGAGGGACAGCTGAACAACGAGTTTCCATCCATCTTTGGAAGTGCATCCAGGGctgttagccaaaccacaactggacccgctttccaaacaccagcaagaatcatcactcaaaccacaaacggaGCTGCTCTCCAATCTCCAACGGGGATATTACACCAAACACCTCCGCCGATGCAGACTCTAAGCCATGGAGCAGGCCCTTCTGCTCCATCGGAACAAGCGCAACTCAACTActctgcacttttagggctacccgagggaaaaactctggcttcctggtatgccgaacaaatggcgtccataaacctcgtttatacgcagctcagcgcacaacaagccttgctccaagcacaggctaactaatcagcattcgtaactccacaaccaaggtctctgagtacacacaCTGCTCAGCAGACAAACGCGTGGAACTTACGTCCAGAAAGAGGACCAGTGCAAAATGTAAGAAGACCTAGCGTACACGACACACGCGATACTTATGCTGAGACAGAGAGCAACTTCGTTCAAAACTCCAATCTACAACGAAGGCCGATCCAAACCCGTTTGGGCGTGCGCAACATGAATACGGAATGGGAAGAGGAGGAAGACGACCCAACTTACAAGGAGGAATCCACAGTGTTTAGCAGACTTCCTCCGGAACACGAAGCATACAAACCAACCAAGCGCGCGGGGTATAACCCCAAAGCAGAGCATGATTACACCTTGAGCTATCGTCCTGAggacatggctgaaaattcaaaattcattcgAGAAATCGCGTGCGCGGCCATTGACAAAACGAAATTACCACATAACGTGGGTAAATACAACGGGTTGACGGACCCAGACGATCACCTCCAGGTGTTTAAAGGTGCAGGAGCAACAGGCGGATGGAACTTACCAACATGGTGTCACCTGTTTGCTCAGACATTCGTCGGCGCGGCGCGCAATTGGTTTGACAACTTACCGGCCGGCAAAATCAAATCATGTGTCGATTTCCGAGAGAAGTTCCTAGCACACTTCTCTCAGCAGCGAAGACAAGCCAGAGATCCGGGTGATTGTTTGAACATATGGAGAAAAGACTATGAAAGCGTAGAAGATTTCATTACAAGGTACAACAAAGAATGTTTAGAGATCGGAGACATACCAGAAAAGATGATGCGCGCGCACTTCATGCGAGCGGTCAAGTGCGACGATCTGGTTAAAAGAATCAAAGGGCGAGATGGAGGACCCAAAGACTGGGGAACCTTCATCGAAGCATCCAAGACTATCGCGCAGACAGACAGGCAACTGACCGGTGACGATCACCGTCAGCGCGCGCACAACCATAACGATCGAAACAACATAAGGGGCAGAAATCAACCCTGGAAGGCTTCTGGGCACAGAGAGAGAAGTCCCCCACGGGATGATGCACGCCATACGATCAACCAGATAGCCCATCGAAAGGAAGTGAAGCGTGAAAATAGAGAAAAGCAGTGGACTCCATTGACCAAAACACCTTCTGAAGTCTTGGCCACAGAGAACCATCAGTTCAAACCACCTTTGCAAATGCGCAACAAGAGAGGTCAAGACCCAAATCTcttctgtgaattccacaaagatACGGGCCACTTAACCGACGATTGTTTCAGTCTAAAGCAAGAAATCGAGAGAGCCCTGCGAGATGGGAAGCTCACTCATCTGGTCAAAGGCGGAAAGCGCGACTACCGCCAAATACAAAGAAGAGACGAGGGACCAGATAACAAAAAGCTCAGAAAGCTAGAAACCCACATGGTGCAAGGAGGTCCACGAAGACCAAGGAAAAACTACAACAAGCGCGCGCAAGATGATTCATGGCGCGAAAGGCAAGTTATTTTTCCAGTTGTTAGAGGGGGTCCAAGAGAAAAGCGACCAATAATCATTCCGGGTGTGGTCGGCCACTACCAaacagattacatcttcattgatCCCGGAAGCACCGCAGATATTATATATGaacaatgcttcaatcaatttgatcAAGAGGACAAGGCGCGCCTAGAGCCAGTCGACTATCTactaactggtttctgcaacgaggCCGTTTTTCCCCTGGGACAAATATCATTTCCGGTGTTGCTTTCAGACGGGAGAAATTCAAGAACTGAAGAAGTCACATTCATGGTATTGCCGGCACACTCAAGACATGACATCCTCCTGggaagagaatcc
It encodes:
- the LOC110887560 gene encoding uncharacterized protein LOC110887560; this encodes MNTEWEEEEDDPTYKEESTVFSRLPPEHEAYKPTKRAGYNPKAEHDYTLSYRPEDMAENSKFIREIACAAIDKTKLPHNVGKYNGLTDPDDHLQVFKGAGATGGWNLPTWCHLFAQTFVGAARNWFDNLPAGKIKSCVDFREKFLAHFSQQRRQARDPGDCLNIWRKDYESVEDFITRYNKECLEIGDIPEKMMRAHFMRAVKCDDLVKRIKGRDGGPKDWGTFIEASKTIAQTDRQLTGDDHRQRAHNHNDRNNIRGRNQPWKASGHRERSPPRDDARHTINQIAHRKEVKRENREKQWTPLTKTPSEVLATENHQFKPPLQMRNKRGQDPNLFCEFHKDTGHLTDDCFSLKQEIERALRDGKLTHLVKGGKRDYRQIQRRDEGPDNKKLRKLETHMVQGGPRRPRKNYNKRAQDDSWRERQVIFPVVRGGPREKRPIIIPGVVGHYQTDYIFIDPGSTADIIYEQCFNQFDQEDKARLEPVDYLLTGFCNEAVFPLGQISFPVLLSDGRNSRTEEVTFMVLPAHSRHDILLGRESQGDFSMICSAPHSAVGFPTETGIALIYASKEVLATDEIRPAKASKPAPRIEAEKWVLNSAYPEQTVTLGPAMSDLTRAALKKLLHDNMDVFAGHRLIWLAFHGT